The following proteins come from a genomic window of Pirellula staleyi DSM 6068:
- a CDS encoding menaquinone biosynthesis protein, whose product MRIGAVSYLNTKPLIEGLAERRSDIDLIVDLPSRLADRLARGELDVALIPSIEFFQNPSYQIISDACIGCRGPVMSVKVLFRRPPAEVKTLALDEGSRTSAALSRILLAERFDVRPRLEPLPIGSGAADTKADAVLLIGDRAMHPVGETFVEEWDLGDVWCRWSELSFVFAMWVARPGVDLTGVDTLLSEARDRGVAKLEEIAHREYERKGITYETCLTYLRDNLYFYLGKRELAGLNLYYQHAAAMGLAPQGLVLPQEPLISRR is encoded by the coding sequence ATGCGAATCGGCGCGGTATCGTACCTCAATACGAAGCCCCTGATCGAAGGACTCGCCGAACGGCGGAGCGACATCGACCTGATCGTCGACCTCCCCAGCCGACTGGCTGATCGCTTGGCCCGCGGTGAGCTCGATGTGGCTCTGATTCCGTCGATCGAGTTTTTCCAAAACCCTAGCTACCAAATCATTTCCGACGCCTGCATCGGCTGTCGCGGGCCGGTGATGAGCGTCAAAGTCCTCTTTCGCCGCCCCCCCGCTGAGGTCAAGACACTCGCCCTCGACGAAGGCTCGCGCACGAGCGCCGCTTTGTCCCGAATCTTGCTCGCCGAGCGGTTCGACGTCCGCCCACGGCTCGAGCCCCTGCCGATTGGCAGCGGAGCCGCCGACACCAAGGCTGATGCAGTCCTGCTGATCGGCGACCGCGCCATGCACCCGGTCGGCGAGACGTTCGTGGAAGAATGGGATCTAGGCGACGTTTGGTGCCGCTGGTCGGAGCTGTCGTTCGTCTTCGCGATGTGGGTCGCCCGCCCGGGCGTCGATCTCACCGGCGTCGACACCCTGCTCAGCGAAGCCCGCGACCGGGGCGTGGCCAAGCTCGAAGAGATTGCCCACCGCGAGTACGAGCGCAAAGGAATCACCTATGAGACCTGCCTCACTTACCTAAGAGATAATTTGTACTTCTATTTAGGAAAGCGCGAGCTGGCTGGCTTGAATTTATACTACCAACATGCCGCCGCCATGGGTCTCGCCCCTCAAGGTTTAGTATTACCCCAAGAACCTTTAATCTCACGACGATAG
- the mqnC gene encoding cyclic dehypoxanthinyl futalosine synthase, producing MTCTTQERRILDKAIAGERLSYDDGLALMSCHDLTALGAAADAVTRRLHPEPIRTYNIDRNINYTNICTAVCDFCAFYRKPKSPEGYVLERQDLLKKVEETVALGGDQILMQGGLHPDYKLEWYEELLGDIKRAFPQVNIHGFSPPELHAFTKINKLPIKTVLERLKAAGLGSIPGGGAEILVDRVRKEITRGKVLTDDWLNVMRVWHELGGRSSVTMMFGHVETLAERVEHLERVRQAQDETGGYTAFICWTFQPDHTDLKHISPAGSFEYLKTQAVSRLYLDNISSIQSSWVTQGLKIGQLALLFGANDMGSLMIEENVVAEAGTVHYLTLDQMRGAISELGFTPRQRNVHYQLMDPAVEQRAVEANRQLKVGPLLQLAT from the coding sequence ATGACTTGCACGACCCAAGAGCGACGAATTCTCGACAAAGCGATTGCGGGCGAACGTCTTTCGTACGACGATGGTCTCGCGCTCATGTCGTGTCACGATCTGACAGCGCTTGGAGCTGCAGCTGATGCAGTGACTCGCCGCCTGCATCCCGAACCGATTCGCACTTATAATATCGACCGCAATATCAACTACACGAACATTTGCACGGCGGTGTGCGACTTCTGCGCGTTCTATCGTAAGCCCAAGTCGCCCGAAGGCTATGTGCTTGAACGTCAAGATTTGCTTAAAAAAGTCGAGGAAACGGTCGCTTTGGGTGGCGATCAGATTTTGATGCAAGGTGGTCTGCATCCCGACTATAAGCTGGAGTGGTACGAGGAATTGCTGGGGGATATCAAGCGAGCTTTTCCGCAAGTGAATATCCACGGCTTCAGCCCACCCGAGCTCCACGCGTTTACCAAAATCAATAAGCTACCGATCAAGACCGTGCTTGAGCGCCTCAAAGCAGCTGGCCTAGGGAGCATTCCGGGTGGTGGCGCGGAGATTCTGGTCGATCGAGTGCGTAAAGAGATCACGCGCGGGAAGGTGCTGACCGATGACTGGCTGAACGTGATGCGTGTATGGCATGAGCTGGGTGGTCGGAGTAGTGTGACGATGATGTTTGGCCATGTTGAGACACTAGCCGAGCGTGTTGAACACCTGGAGCGTGTGCGTCAGGCACAAGATGAAACGGGTGGTTATACGGCGTTTATCTGCTGGACGTTTCAGCCTGATCATACTGATCTTAAACATATTTCCCCGGCTGGTTCGTTTGAGTATCTCAAAACCCAGGCAGTGAGTCGGCTGTATTTAGATAATATTTCCAGCATTCAAAGCAGCTGGGTAACGCAAGGTTTGAAGATTGGTCAGCTGGCGCTCCTGTTTGGCGCGAACGACATGGGAAGCTTGATGATCGAAGAGAACGTGGTGGCGGAAGCTGGCACGGTGCACTACTTAACGCTCGATCAGATGCGTGGCGCGATTAGCGAACTCGGATTTACGCCCCGTCAGCGTAACGTGCACTATCAGCTGATGGACCCGGCCGTGGAGCAGCGTGCTGTCGAGGCAAATCGTCAGCTGAAGGTTGGTCCCCTGCTGCAGTTAGCGACGTAG
- a CDS encoding EF-hand domain-containing protein, which yields MKRFAALASMALVASTSLVSWGADETPAPKRERPSREAMMKQMLEKFDADKDGKLSEEERTKARESMRGQGGPGGERFAELMKKFDKDGDGKLSEEERAALRAEMGANRPEGGRPEGRPNMEEIIKKFDKDGDGKLSEEERAAARASMPKRGPRGEGKGPGKPATEKPAEAKPE from the coding sequence ATGAAGCGTTTTGCAGCCTTGGCATCGATGGCACTTGTAGCTTCCACTTCCCTCGTATCGTGGGGTGCCGACGAAACACCTGCACCCAAGCGCGAGCGTCCCAGCCGCGAAGCGATGATGAAGCAGATGCTCGAGAAATTCGATGCCGATAAAGATGGCAAACTGAGCGAAGAAGAACGTACCAAAGCCCGCGAATCGATGCGTGGCCAAGGTGGCCCCGGCGGCGAACGTTTTGCCGAGCTGATGAAGAAGTTCGACAAGGATGGCGATGGCAAACTGAGCGAAGAGGAACGCGCCGCTCTGCGTGCCGAAATGGGAGCCAATCGTCCTGAGGGTGGGCGTCCCGAAGGTCGGCCCAACATGGAAGAAATCATCAAGAAGTTCGACAAAGACGGCGACGGCAAACTGAGCGAAGAAGAACGAGCCGCTGCTCGTGCCTCGATGCCCAAGCGTGGCCCCCGTGGCGAAGGCAAAGGCCCCGGAAAACCAGCCACCGAAAAGCCAGCTGAAGCGAAGCCTGAATAG
- the cyaB gene encoding class IV adenylate cyclase: MNLEVELKFVARDLERAKAQLVALGASFHAPLRQLDRYFSHPSRDFRATDEALRLRAVGEENCITYKGPKLDSHTKTRRELELAILPGDAGIAQFSELLSHLGFVAVGEVRKVRTPGELIWNGEVVELSLDEVAGLGGFVELERVVDEQQLTAARQTILSLAQTLGLTDSVRRGYLDLILDQSSAS; the protein is encoded by the coding sequence ATGAATCTGGAAGTGGAACTGAAGTTCGTAGCGCGCGACTTAGAGCGCGCAAAAGCGCAATTAGTTGCGCTGGGCGCAAGTTTTCACGCGCCCCTCCGGCAGCTCGATCGGTATTTTTCGCATCCGTCGCGAGATTTCCGCGCTACTGATGAAGCGCTGCGACTCCGCGCCGTGGGGGAAGAGAACTGCATCACCTACAAAGGTCCCAAGCTCGATTCGCATACTAAAACCCGTCGCGAACTCGAGTTAGCGATTCTTCCAGGCGATGCTGGGATCGCGCAGTTCAGCGAGCTGCTGTCGCATCTGGGCTTCGTCGCTGTCGGCGAAGTGCGCAAAGTGCGGACTCCTGGCGAACTGATCTGGAACGGCGAAGTCGTGGAGCTGTCGCTCGACGAAGTGGCGGGGCTCGGTGGGTTCGTCGAACTCGAGCGAGTCGTCGACGAGCAGCAGCTGACAGCCGCCCGTCAAACCATCCTCTCGCTCGCCCAAACGCTCGGGCTCACCGACAGCGTCCGCCGCGGCTATCTCGATCTGATCCTCGATCAGTCTTCAGCCAGCTAA
- a CDS encoding cytochrome c peroxidase, with the protein MRDLKLTNIWTPVWVRVACGLFIVLAGSVATPALRSLWGEEPAAEARVYKDGEKYDRYYAPPAANETVIPLDAVAARLPVRLRRPQSLAVTSDGRTLLVACRESGSIVMIDTATQQVLGEEKLGERLMQIVRLASRDAFAVVDHEAHELLHVSLQRSDDAVPTIKVVERIALPAYPIRVASWPDGKQLAVTSLWSRKLSLVDTSGESWKISSSRKLDFQPREVMYLGNADRLIVADAFGGKLAVIDPSAEVETITRQFPGHNIRGLAVTPDFKSILVSHQMLNELAHTIRNDVHWGLLMSNDLRWLKTDAVLEGGKEQYFGSHMHPLGDAGAGAADPEAVVVSSQGTVLVALGGVGQISIGKEDDFVLDRLTIGRRPVAIALSKDEKTAYVANQFDDSIAVVNIEEKKLVKTIGVGPLPNLTVAERGEILFHDARMSHDSWMSCQSCHTDGHANGQLNDNFSDKSFGAPKRVLSLLGQSDTAPYAWNGKVADLATQVENSVTKTMSREDPPARDEVEAIAAYIATLKSPQPLAAIDDSIDRASIARGEKIFSSRNCNDCHAAPTYTSPETYDVGLVDELGEKRFNPPSLRGVSHRSPLLHNKRARTIEEVFEQVKHPNSAEYSADEVRDLAAFLRSL; encoded by the coding sequence ATGCGAGACCTCAAGCTTACCAACATTTGGACGCCCGTTTGGGTGCGAGTTGCCTGCGGGCTCTTCATCGTGCTCGCTGGCTCGGTGGCGACTCCTGCGCTGCGGTCGTTGTGGGGAGAGGAACCAGCTGCGGAGGCTCGCGTTTACAAAGATGGCGAGAAGTACGATCGCTACTACGCCCCGCCAGCCGCCAACGAAACGGTGATTCCGCTCGATGCAGTCGCCGCCCGACTTCCGGTCCGCCTGCGCCGTCCGCAATCGCTGGCGGTGACGAGCGATGGTCGTACGCTGCTGGTGGCGTGCCGCGAGAGTGGCTCGATCGTGATGATCGATACTGCCACGCAGCAAGTGCTGGGGGAAGAAAAACTGGGAGAGCGGCTGATGCAGATTGTGCGACTGGCGTCGCGCGATGCGTTTGCCGTGGTCGATCACGAAGCGCATGAACTGCTGCACGTTTCGCTGCAGCGCAGCGATGATGCAGTGCCCACCATCAAAGTGGTGGAGCGCATCGCGCTACCGGCTTATCCGATTCGCGTGGCGAGCTGGCCCGATGGAAAGCAGCTTGCCGTCACCTCGCTTTGGTCGCGCAAGTTGTCGCTCGTCGATACCTCGGGGGAGTCGTGGAAAATCAGCTCGTCGCGGAAGCTCGATTTTCAGCCTCGCGAAGTGATGTACCTCGGCAATGCCGATCGCTTGATCGTTGCGGATGCGTTTGGTGGAAAGCTCGCGGTGATCGATCCTTCTGCCGAGGTCGAGACGATCACGCGTCAGTTTCCAGGTCACAACATTCGTGGTCTGGCGGTCACTCCCGACTTCAAATCGATCCTGGTTTCGCATCAGATGCTCAACGAACTCGCGCACACCATTCGCAACGATGTGCACTGGGGACTCTTGATGTCGAACGACTTGCGTTGGCTCAAAACCGATGCCGTGCTCGAAGGTGGCAAGGAACAATATTTTGGCTCGCACATGCATCCGCTCGGCGATGCCGGCGCTGGTGCTGCCGATCCCGAAGCGGTGGTTGTTTCGTCGCAAGGAACCGTGCTCGTAGCGCTCGGTGGTGTGGGACAAATCTCGATCGGCAAAGAAGATGATTTTGTCCTCGATCGGCTCACGATTGGCCGCCGTCCGGTGGCGATCGCGCTTTCGAAGGATGAGAAGACCGCGTATGTCGCTAACCAGTTCGACGACTCGATTGCGGTGGTGAACATCGAGGAAAAGAAGCTGGTGAAAACGATCGGCGTAGGTCCCCTGCCGAACCTGACGGTGGCCGAGCGTGGCGAGATTTTGTTTCACGACGCGCGGATGTCGCACGACAGCTGGATGAGCTGCCAAAGCTGCCACACCGATGGTCATGCCAACGGCCAATTGAACGACAATTTCAGCGACAAATCGTTTGGTGCGCCGAAGCGCGTGTTGTCGCTGCTGGGCCAGAGCGACACGGCGCCGTATGCCTGGAACGGCAAAGTGGCGGACCTGGCCACCCAAGTGGAAAACAGTGTGACGAAAACGATGTCGCGCGAAGATCCTCCCGCGCGTGATGAGGTGGAGGCGATCGCCGCTTACATCGCCACGCTGAAAAGCCCGCAGCCACTCGCCGCCATCGACGACTCGATCGATCGCGCGTCGATTGCTCGCGGCGAGAAGATTTTTTCATCGCGCAACTGTAACGATTGCCACGCCGCACCCACTTACACTTCGCCCGAGACCTACGATGTGGGGCTCGTCGATGAACTGGGAGAGAAGCGTTTTAATCCACCTTCACTGCGTGGTGTGTCGCATCGCTCGCCATTACTGCACAACAAGCGTGCCCGTACGATTGAAGAAGTGTTTGAGCAGGTGAAGCATCCCAATAGCGCCGAGTATTCGGCGGATGAAGTGCGCGACCTCGCCGCTTTTCTCCGGTCGCTGTAG
- the kdsB gene encoding 3-deoxy-manno-octulosonate cytidylyltransferase, with the protein MGAAASRSTIVIPARLASTRLPRKLLLRETGKTLLEHTYRAAQRATLPQGVLVAADCEEIADEVRRFGGRVQLTSPHCASGSDRVAEVALALENVDILVNVQGDEPEIRGESIDLAVKLLDCHPTAMMSTLATPIRTREQLLDPSCVKVVFDSSRRAMYFSRAPIPFARTWNDDLLQANPPLFYQHIGLYAYRREFLLTMPTLPRCAIEQVESLEQLRVLDAGYSILVGVIEEPTIGIDTPEDYQKFVARTLGD; encoded by the coding sequence ATGGGAGCTGCTGCTTCACGTAGTACGATTGTGATTCCGGCGCGACTCGCATCGACACGCTTACCACGCAAACTTTTGCTGCGCGAAACAGGCAAGACGCTGCTCGAACACACCTATCGCGCGGCTCAGCGAGCGACGCTTCCGCAAGGTGTGCTTGTGGCGGCTGATTGCGAAGAGATCGCCGACGAAGTGCGCCGCTTTGGTGGCCGCGTGCAACTGACGAGTCCGCACTGTGCTAGTGGAAGTGATCGCGTAGCCGAAGTAGCTCTCGCGCTCGAGAACGTTGACATCCTAGTGAACGTGCAAGGCGATGAGCCGGAGATTCGTGGCGAGTCGATCGATCTGGCGGTGAAACTGCTCGACTGTCATCCCACGGCGATGATGAGCACTCTCGCCACGCCGATTCGCACGCGCGAACAGTTGCTCGATCCCTCGTGTGTGAAGGTGGTGTTTGATAGTTCGCGGCGGGCGATGTACTTCAGCCGAGCGCCAATTCCGTTTGCACGGACTTGGAACGACGATCTGCTGCAAGCCAATCCCCCCCTCTTCTATCAGCACATCGGTTTGTATGCCTATCGTCGCGAGTTTCTCCTCACGATGCCGACCCTACCCAGGTGCGCGATCGAGCAAGTCGAGAGCCTCGAGCAACTGCGCGTGCTCGACGCCGGCTATTCGATCCTGGTGGGTGTGATCGAAGAGCCAACGATCGGCATCGACACTCCCGAGGACTACCAGAAGTTCGTCGCCCGGACGCTGGGTGATTAA
- a CDS encoding CTP synthase: MTKHIFVTGGVVSSLGKGLTSASIGMLLERRGLKVRMQKLDPYINVDPGTMSPYQHGEVYVLDDGSETDLDLGHYERFTSGPLTRHSNYTTGQIYLSVIEKERRGVFLGKTVQVIPHITNEIKSCIHKLAEGDVDVVITEIGGTVGDIESQPFMEAIRQFALDVGKENCLYIHLTLVPYLKAAGELKTKPTQHSVGLLRQIGIQPDVLICRTERSIDREDREKIALFCNVPLEAVIEEKDKDFSIYEVPLSLVDNKLDALIVKKLQLSAGSLAMDDWTTLLHNLRNPKHEISIAVVGKYAEHKDAYKSIYESLDHAGIHHQAQVRIGRIQSEEIEREGAGPLLTGYNGILVPGGFGERGIEGKIEAIQFARERKIPFFGICLGMQCAAIEFARHVIGLNGAHSSEFNKDTPHPVICLLDEQKNITDKGGTMRLGAQDTSLAAGSRALAAYAQESINERHRHRYEFNNNYRQQFAAHGMSVTGTSPDGKLVEVLELPDHPWFLSVQFHPEFKSKPTKAHPLFAAFVEAAIERKSSRGERQAVEASS; the protein is encoded by the coding sequence ATGACGAAGCATATTTTTGTAACGGGTGGTGTGGTGAGTTCGCTGGGCAAGGGACTCACGAGTGCTTCGATCGGCATGCTGCTCGAGCGTCGCGGTCTGAAAGTGCGGATGCAAAAGCTCGATCCGTACATCAACGTCGATCCCGGCACGATGAGCCCCTACCAGCACGGCGAAGTCTATGTGCTCGACGATGGTAGCGAGACCGATCTCGACCTGGGTCACTACGAGCGGTTCACCAGTGGACCACTCACGCGCCATAGCAACTACACAACCGGCCAGATCTACCTGTCGGTGATCGAGAAAGAACGCCGCGGTGTGTTTCTTGGTAAGACAGTGCAGGTGATTCCGCACATCACCAACGAAATCAAGTCGTGCATTCACAAACTGGCAGAAGGCGATGTCGATGTCGTGATCACTGAAATCGGTGGCACGGTGGGTGATATCGAAAGTCAGCCGTTCATGGAGGCGATTCGTCAATTCGCCCTCGATGTAGGGAAAGAGAACTGTCTCTATATCCACCTCACACTCGTTCCCTATCTGAAAGCAGCGGGCGAGCTGAAGACCAAACCGACGCAACATAGCGTTGGTTTGCTGCGACAGATTGGTATTCAGCCCGACGTGCTGATTTGCCGTACCGAGCGTTCGATCGACCGCGAGGACCGCGAAAAAATCGCGCTCTTCTGCAATGTGCCGCTCGAAGCGGTGATCGAAGAAAAAGACAAAGACTTCTCGATCTACGAAGTGCCACTGAGCCTCGTCGACAACAAACTCGACGCGCTGATCGTCAAAAAATTGCAGCTTTCGGCTGGCTCGCTCGCCATGGACGACTGGACCACGCTGCTACATAACTTGCGGAATCCCAAGCACGAAATCAGCATCGCTGTGGTGGGCAAATATGCCGAGCACAAGGATGCTTACAAGTCGATTTACGAATCGCTCGACCACGCTGGCATTCATCATCAAGCGCAAGTTCGCATCGGTCGCATTCAAAGCGAAGAGATCGAGCGTGAGGGTGCTGGTCCACTACTCACGGGCTACAACGGCATTCTTGTACCTGGTGGTTTTGGCGAGCGTGGCATCGAAGGCAAAATCGAAGCGATTCAATTTGCTCGCGAGCGAAAAATTCCGTTCTTCGGCATCTGCCTCGGCATGCAGTGCGCTGCGATCGAGTTTGCGCGTCATGTGATTGGACTGAATGGTGCCCACTCGAGCGAATTCAACAAAGACACGCCGCATCCGGTGATCTGCTTGCTCGACGAGCAGAAGAACATCACCGACAAAGGTGGCACGATGCGACTCGGCGCTCAAGACACCTCGCTCGCTGCTGGCAGCCGCGCACTTGCCGCTTACGCACAAGAGTCGATCAACGAACGTCATCGCCATCGTTATGAGTTCAACAACAACTATCGTCAGCAGTTTGCGGCACACGGCATGAGCGTCACCGGAACTTCTCCCGATGGAAAACTCGTAGAAGTTCTCGAACTCCCCGATCATCCGTGGTTCCTCTCGGTGCAGTTCCACCCCGAGTTCAAATCGAAGCCGACCAAAGCGCATCCGCTGTTTGCGGCGTTTGTCGAAGCAGCGATCGAACGCAAATCGTCGCGCGGCGAGCGCCAAGCGGTGGAAGCTTCGTCGTAG
- a CDS encoding DUF1844 domain-containing protein produces MSSSPPKIDPKQIPPASLSFLISTLAAQAMTAMGQAPDPRTGTKEVQPELARHFIDSIAVLQEKTKGNATTDEAQLIEAALHQLRIFYVEATKKK; encoded by the coding sequence ATGTCGAGCTCACCACCGAAAATTGATCCTAAGCAAATTCCACCTGCTTCGCTGTCGTTTTTGATTTCGACCCTTGCCGCGCAGGCGATGACAGCGATGGGACAAGCGCCCGATCCTCGGACTGGCACGAAGGAAGTTCAGCCGGAACTCGCGCGGCACTTCATCGACAGCATCGCCGTGCTGCAAGAGAAGACCAAAGGAAACGCCACCACCGACGAAGCTCAGCTCATCGAAGCCGCTTTGCATCAGCTGCGAATCTTCTACGTCGAAGCGACGAAGAAGAAATAG
- a CDS encoding MMPL family transporter — MSTLSEWIGKFAANYRWGLFGLALLALLFTYGPSQQLSFDRSLEQMFSPDDPDRLAYERLKADFGSSDVVLLVYSDEDLFDEDGEGIKRLAEISGRAARIEGVREVLSLAEISRLIKSLQNTGSLFDSFQRFSSGRNQDKDQDDDTDFDGPAILNPKSALAKEYLKLFEGYTHGSDRKTAAVACMLRPESDGGSDLRAQAISDLTELVQSLPDDLEPGVLAGEPVMVVEGFSLLEQDGRRLGFWSTVLLGIVILICFRSLRWLVTPIAVVQWALLSTQAVLVYSGLQLTMVSSMLAAIITVVGVATVVHLVVRYRELDSQGLSPKATLAATLSALWLPILGACATDAVGFGSLWLAEVGPVQDFGTMMVIGSLLVIPAVYLLAPLMATFAAVPREHRPGPSELAVRNFLRDSATWAVDRSRWFGPVLLVLTVILSIGSSRLSVETDFTRNFRSGSRLVQWYAFVETRLGGAGVWDLVLGAPPRLTKDYLDRVRTLEDRLRALRYPDSTPDEPAALTKVISLVDALDAADADQNLASLPRDPELRLQGMTAAMPSFMQSLRHQHTDEDGSPIGRGSLRIMLRSLERQPANRKAWLIGEVQRLALEAFPQTKEDPAAAAAGSYVLLTRLIESMLRDQWVTFGAASIGIAVMLLVTVRSLSLTLVALVPNAFPIFVLMGMLGWFGLKLNMGAAMIAAVSMGLSVDSSIHYLLLYLEARGRGKHPDACRDEVQESVGLAALFSTIALIAGFGVLLFSEFVPTIYFGALVSLAMIGGLVGNLIVLPLLLNWLEIILPNATTNAARRMGYKIQQDEESASPAMPAAGAAPRL; from the coding sequence ATGTCGACGTTAAGTGAGTGGATCGGAAAGTTTGCTGCCAACTATCGCTGGGGGCTCTTTGGCCTCGCGCTGTTGGCGCTCCTGTTCACCTACGGTCCGTCGCAGCAGTTGTCGTTCGATCGCAGCCTCGAGCAGATGTTCTCGCCCGACGACCCCGATCGTCTGGCCTACGAACGACTGAAGGCCGACTTTGGCAGCAGCGATGTCGTGCTGCTGGTTTACTCCGACGAGGATCTGTTCGACGAAGATGGCGAGGGGATCAAACGTCTGGCCGAGATCAGTGGTCGCGCGGCCCGTATCGAAGGCGTTCGCGAGGTTCTGAGTCTCGCCGAGATCAGCCGACTGATTAAGTCGCTGCAAAATACTGGCTCGCTTTTCGATTCTTTTCAGCGGTTTTCGAGTGGCCGCAATCAGGACAAAGATCAAGACGACGATACTGATTTCGATGGCCCCGCGATTTTGAATCCCAAGAGCGCGCTGGCGAAGGAATATCTCAAGCTGTTTGAAGGCTACACCCATGGAAGCGACCGCAAGACCGCTGCTGTAGCATGCATGCTTCGTCCCGAATCTGACGGAGGTTCTGATCTTCGCGCGCAGGCCATTTCCGATCTGACAGAACTGGTGCAGTCGCTTCCCGATGATCTCGAACCGGGTGTTCTCGCCGGCGAACCGGTGATGGTGGTCGAAGGTTTTTCGCTCCTCGAGCAAGATGGTCGACGACTCGGTTTCTGGTCGACGGTGCTTCTGGGAATCGTCATCCTTATCTGTTTTCGGAGCCTCCGCTGGCTCGTGACCCCGATCGCTGTGGTGCAGTGGGCGCTACTATCGACCCAGGCAGTGCTGGTCTACTCGGGACTTCAGCTCACGATGGTCAGCTCGATGCTGGCGGCGATCATCACCGTCGTCGGTGTGGCCACAGTGGTCCACTTAGTGGTCCGCTACCGAGAACTCGATTCGCAAGGGCTCTCTCCCAAAGCGACACTTGCAGCCACGCTCTCTGCACTTTGGCTGCCGATTCTTGGCGCCTGCGCCACCGATGCTGTGGGCTTTGGTTCGCTGTGGCTAGCCGAAGTTGGACCGGTTCAAGACTTCGGCACGATGATGGTGATCGGTTCGCTGCTGGTGATTCCTGCCGTCTACCTGCTCGCGCCGCTGATGGCTACGTTCGCAGCCGTTCCGCGCGAGCATCGCCCTGGTCCCTCTGAACTCGCAGTCCGTAACTTTCTGCGCGACAGTGCTACGTGGGCCGTGGATCGCTCGCGCTGGTTTGGACCGGTGCTGCTGGTGCTGACGGTGATCTTATCGATCGGCAGTTCGCGGCTGTCGGTGGAGACCGATTTCACCCGGAATTTCCGCAGTGGAAGTCGCCTGGTGCAGTGGTATGCCTTTGTCGAAACACGTCTCGGCGGCGCTGGTGTTTGGGATCTTGTACTCGGCGCGCCGCCGCGTCTGACGAAGGACTACCTCGACCGCGTTCGCACGCTCGAAGATCGTCTTCGCGCGCTGCGTTATCCCGATTCCACACCCGATGAACCGGCGGCGCTCACCAAGGTGATCAGCCTCGTGGATGCACTCGATGCCGCCGATGCCGATCAAAATTTGGCCTCGCTGCCACGCGATCCCGAGTTGCGTTTGCAAGGGATGACAGCAGCGATGCCGTCGTTCATGCAGTCGCTAAGGCATCAGCATACCGACGAAGATGGTTCGCCCATTGGACGTGGTTCGCTCCGTATCATGCTTCGATCACTCGAACGTCAGCCAGCCAATCGCAAGGCGTGGCTCATCGGCGAAGTGCAGCGATTGGCGCTCGAAGCATTTCCTCAAACCAAGGAAGATCCAGCCGCTGCTGCAGCTGGGTCGTACGTGCTGCTCACGCGACTCATCGAGAGCATGCTTCGCGATCAATGGGTCACCTTTGGCGCGGCGAGTATCGGAATTGCTGTGATGCTGCTCGTGACAGTGCGAAGTCTCAGCTTGACACTCGTGGCGCTCGTCCCCAATGCGTTCCCGATTTTTGTCTTGATGGGAATGCTCGGCTGGTTCGGCCTTAAATTGAACATGGGGGCGGCTATGATCGCAGCTGTCTCGATGGGTCTGTCGGTCGACAGTTCGATTCACTATTTGCTGCTCTATCTCGAAGCCCGTGGTCGCGGAAAACATCCCGATGCTTGCCGCGATGAAGTCCAGGAGAGTGTGGGACTCGCAGCGCTCTTTAGCACGATCGCGCTGATTGCTGGCTTTGGTGTGCTGCTCTTCAGCGAGTTTGTCCCGACGATCTACTTCGGAGCGCTAGTGAGCCTGGCGATGATCGGCGGCCTCGTCGGAAATCTGATCGTGCTGCCGCTGCTGCTCAATTGGCTCGAGATAATTCTGCCGAATGCCACCACGAATGCTGCCCGGCGGATGGGCTACAAAATTCAGCAGGACGAAGAGAGCGCCAGCCCGGCGATGCCTGCTGCAGGAGCAGCGCCGCGGCTCTAG